A window from Enterocloster bolteae encodes these proteins:
- a CDS encoding ISL3 family transposase has protein sequence MSSKVHTVCPYFGSNSARIHSTYQREIQDIPLHDKQTILLLNVRKMFCDNPNCSHKTFSERFGFISPNEKKTTRLIDRILMTSVKLSSVSASALLKADAIQVSKSSICDLLKKMPVHVDKSSVINICVDDFAFRKRYSYGTVMVNLDTHRIIDIIDSRETKKVEEWLKSYPNLKVISRDGAQTYSSAASNAHPDAVQVSDRFHLLKNLSDAVEKYMHRLFPSRLIIPAITANPQMQALYDTRNRAERIVFAHRKRNEGYTINDIALLLHSATTTVREYLAIPENEIPEIQENARERQYIQGLENKQLAINEVRQLYAGGHSIDEISRLTGHTTVTIKKYLKDDCPVGNGHYDSRRPGKLAPYESDVIKMRAQGITYQKIHEYICQKGYDGTVDSLRVFMQKERTHQKRISAAEADAVEYVPRKCLCQLIYRKLEKANGITEEQYEAAVKKYPILGQLYDLLREFHRIMFSGKYDELDLWIETAQSLNVDEIDTYVNGLKSDIDAVKNAIKYKFNNGLAEGSVNKIKLIKRIMYGRNNFRLLKAKVLLNEYYYQIN, from the coding sequence CTGAGTAGTAAAGTTCATACCGTATGTCCATATTTTGGGAGCAACTCAGCAAGGATACATTCTACATATCAGCGGGAAATTCAGGACATTCCATTACATGATAAACAGACGATATTATTGCTTAATGTTAGAAAAATGTTCTGTGACAATCCCAATTGCAGCCATAAAACTTTTTCAGAAAGATTTGGTTTTATTTCTCCTAATGAAAAAAAGACAACACGTTTGATTGACCGAATATTAATGACTTCTGTCAAGTTAAGTTCAGTGAGTGCATCTGCATTATTGAAAGCAGATGCCATTCAGGTAAGCAAGAGCAGTATTTGTGATCTGCTCAAAAAAATGCCAGTACATGTGGATAAATCTTCTGTAATTAATATATGTGTGGATGATTTTGCATTTCGGAAACGGTACAGCTATGGAACTGTCATGGTGAATCTGGATACACATAGGATAATTGACATTATTGACTCCCGAGAAACAAAAAAAGTAGAGGAATGGTTAAAATCCTATCCCAATTTAAAAGTAATTTCCAGAGATGGGGCACAGACATATTCCTCTGCCGCCAGCAACGCCCATCCTGATGCAGTACAGGTCAGTGACAGATTTCATCTGCTTAAAAATTTATCGGATGCAGTTGAAAAATACATGCACCGCCTGTTCCCGTCAAGGCTGATTATACCGGCAATAACTGCCAATCCCCAGATGCAGGCACTGTATGATACCAGAAACCGGGCTGAACGAATAGTATTTGCCCACAGAAAGAGAAATGAAGGCTACACAATAAATGACATAGCCCTCCTTTTACATTCGGCAACAACCACTGTAAGGGAATACCTTGCAATTCCCGAGAATGAAATTCCAGAAATACAAGAAAATGCTCGTGAAAGACAATACATTCAGGGACTTGAAAATAAACAGCTTGCAATCAATGAGGTAAGGCAGCTTTATGCTGGTGGACATTCCATTGATGAAATTTCACGTTTAACCGGGCACACGACTGTGACAATAAAAAAATACTTAAAAGACGACTGTCCTGTAGGCAACGGACATTATGATTCGAGAAGGCCAGGAAAACTTGCCCCTTATGAATCGGATGTAATAAAAATGCGTGCACAAGGCATCACATATCAAAAGATTCATGAGTATATCTGCCAGAAAGGATACGATGGAACTGTTGATTCCCTGCGAGTGTTTATGCAAAAAGAAAGAACACATCAAAAACGAATATCCGCTGCGGAGGCAGACGCCGTTGAGTATGTTCCACGCAAATGTCTGTGCCAGCTGATATATCGAAAATTAGAAAAGGCAAATGGCATAACGGAGGAACAATATGAAGCCGCAGTTAAGAAGTATCCCATTCTCGGACAGCTATATGATTTATTAAGGGAATTTCATCGAATTATGTTTTCCGGAAAATATGATGAGCTGGATTTGTGGATAGAAACAGCCCAATCCCTGAACGTTGACGAGATAGATACTTATGTCAATGGTTTAAAATCCGATATTGACGCAGTAAAAAATGCAATAAAATACAAGTTTAACAACGGTTTGGCAGAGGGAAGCGTCAATAAAATCAAATTAATTAAACGTATTATGTATGGCAGGAACAACTTTCGCTTATTAAAAGCAAAGGTTCTTTTAAATGAGTATTATTATCAAATCAACTAA
- a CDS encoding Dps family protein, with product MKKELATQVNAYLANIGVSYIKLHNLHWNVVGSQFKAAHEYLETLYDALADVLDAIAELLKMNGEAPLASMKGYLSVATIPELESVELDVKSAMQTVLKDMESLRTQAFFIREQADKENQFDVVAHMEDDVANYNKTIWFIQSMLK from the coding sequence TTGAAAAAAGAACTCGCAACTCAGGTAAATGCATATCTTGCAAACATTGGTGTCTCATACATCAAATTACACAATCTTCATTGGAATGTAGTGGGGAGCCAGTTTAAAGCGGCACATGAATATCTGGAAACCTTGTATGATGCCCTTGCAGATGTACTCGATGCTATCGCAGAACTTTTAAAAATGAACGGAGAAGCCCCTTTGGCAAGTATGAAGGGTTACTTATCAGTTGCCACAATTCCAGAGTTGGAAAGTGTCGAGCTGGATGTCAAGAGTGCGATGCAGACGGTTCTGAAAGATATGGAATCTCTCAGAACTCAGGCTTTTTTCATTCGTGAGCAGGCCGACAAGGAGAATCAATTTGATGTGGTTGCCCACATGGAAGACGATGTGGCAAATTACAACAAAACAATTTGGTTCATTCAATCTATGTTGAAGTAA
- a CDS encoding IS110 family transposase, which yields MYNAVGIDVSKGKSTIAVLQPGGTVIRKPFDVSHTSQNLNELADYLGSLEGPSKIVMECTGRYHEPMLKVLYEAGLFVSVVNPHLIKNFGNNSLRKVKSDPADARKIARYTLDNWAELRQYSDMDDTRTQLKTLNSQFSFFMKQKVAAKANLIALLDNTYPGVNKLFDSPTREDGSEKWVDYAYSFWHVDCVRKIGLKTFTERYKAFCKKHHYIFQQDKPEKLFNASKELVAVFPKEKTYKLLIQQSIQQLNLASGHVERLRQEMNALASTLPEYNTVMGIYGVGKTYGPLLIAEIGNVSRFTHREALTAFAGVDPGVDESGQHKSKSNRASKVGSARLRKTLFQIMTTLLQNAPVDDPVYRFLDKKRAQGKPYYVYMTAGANKFLRIYYGKVKECLRNLEQAE from the coding sequence ATGTACAACGCAGTAGGGATTGATGTCTCAAAAGGCAAGAGCACCATCGCAGTTCTGCAACCCGGCGGCACTGTAATCCGCAAACCTTTCGATGTTTCCCATACATCCCAGAACCTCAATGAACTTGCAGATTACCTTGGTTCATTAGAGGGCCCATCCAAAATCGTTATGGAATGTACGGGCAGATACCATGAGCCCATGCTTAAGGTTCTGTACGAAGCCGGATTATTCGTTTCCGTTGTGAATCCTCACCTAATCAAAAACTTCGGCAACAACTCCCTGCGCAAGGTCAAATCTGACCCGGCAGATGCCCGCAAGATTGCACGCTATACTCTTGACAACTGGGCAGAACTGCGCCAATATTCAGATATGGACGATACACGTACTCAGTTAAAAACTTTAAACTCTCAATTCAGCTTTTTTATGAAGCAGAAGGTTGCCGCAAAAGCAAACCTGATTGCCCTGTTGGATAATACTTATCCCGGTGTTAACAAACTCTTTGACAGCCCGACACGTGAGGACGGAAGCGAAAAATGGGTTGATTATGCTTATTCTTTCTGGCATGTGGACTGTGTCCGCAAGATTGGCTTAAAAACCTTTACGGAGCGCTACAAGGCTTTCTGCAAGAAGCACCACTACATCTTCCAACAGGACAAGCCCGAAAAACTGTTCAATGCCTCAAAGGAATTGGTTGCCGTCTTTCCAAAGGAGAAGACCTATAAGCTGTTGATCCAGCAAAGCATCCAGCAGTTAAACCTTGCTTCCGGACATGTGGAGCGTCTCCGTCAGGAAATGAACGCGTTGGCATCCACCCTTCCTGAATACAACACCGTGATGGGCATCTATGGCGTTGGGAAGACTTATGGCCCGCTGCTCATTGCTGAGATTGGCAACGTGTCCAGATTTACCCACAGGGAGGCATTGACCGCCTTTGCAGGCGTTGACCCCGGCGTGGATGAGTCCGGCCAGCACAAGTCCAAGAGCAACAGGGCTTCCAAAGTTGGATCTGCCAGACTGCGCAAGACCTTATTTCAGATCATGACGACCCTGCTCCAGAATGCCCCTGTGGACGATCCGGTCTATCGTTTCCTTGATAAAAAGCGGGCACAGGGAAAGCCTTACTATGTCTACATGACCGCCGGAGCGAATAAGTTTCTCCGCATTTATTATGGCAAGGTCAAAGAGTGCCTGCGGAACTTGGAGCAGGCAGAGTAA